TAGTAACAGCAGAACAAACTGCCActttgaaagcagaatgtgGAAACTAGCTACAGACTTATTACCAATGTTCTCTTATATAAACATAAACAAATATGATTTACTGATTTACTCTGACTTACGCAGATGTTTGTGCTTCTTTatgtattaaaacaaaagtaacCAGATCTTAATGATTAGACATGatcattttaaagatatttaaaatatttaaaacactgaaatgctTGCCAGGTAAgggatttgtttggttttgggggtttttttttgtgcaatGACTGTAAAAAACAAATGTCATGATTTCCTCAGAAAAGGAGCAAGTAATTTGGAGAATCTGGTAAGCACTGAAAACTATGCAGGAGTTTGTCTGATCCAATatttacacattaaaaaaagctcaTACTGGTTTCtctaaaaaagagaaaaggcagatgAAACTGCAACTTAGGTTTGACTTAGGCAAtccttttaaatataaattaaaaatcctgCAATAGTGAAACTAAGCtgcacagaagaaattaatgatTTATACAATACCCTCAAATGAGTACAGAATAGTTAAGATAATTTTAAGCTACTGATGTTTCTCTCATGAATTCCTCAAGGACGGTCACTACATTTCTGGCTTCTGGCATTTCTGCATGTTCTACTTTAACAATCTTCAAGAGGATGTCTCCACTGCCACAATTCTTTAGAAACATGTAACACTTGAACAAGGCATAGTGGTTCATTTCAGCCTGGCGGATAAACCTCTTCAGGTTGTTAATGTCTTGTATAGCCTGGGAAAAGAGTGACAGAGCATTTTCTTATCCTTCTGCACggaaagaaaacatattatTGTGTGGAAAAGTGAAGGAATAGcaggagaaacaaaaccatttccAATAGGAATTTTATATTACTATTCAAGAGTAATGTAAGAATTGAGTACTGTCTTTGATACATATTACCACTGTTACTGTCATGATGCAAAATCTGTGGACACCACAACTTGATCATGTCCAAACCTGTATCAAGAGTTCCCCTCTTCTATTACGACAGATCACCTAAGAAGTGTTAACTACTGAATCCATGTTACCAATTACACAACACTGTGTGTGCACAGCTCAAATTAACAGTATtttaagataaaagaaaaaaagtggggtttattttaaatacaagaaaatgcCTTTGGAGTACTCACTGAAGAATCTTTCACACTACTTTACATTCTGGTCTTGTCAGCTACAGTAAGCCAGTCCCCAACTTAAACTTCAGAGTTAATCAGTTAATGACATATAGGCATCATAAATAACCtaaaagttttctttgctgcagaaagAGTATTTGCTCCCTCAGTAACCCTGATGTCTTCTCCAAGTCTTTAATATATATGAACAGGTACCTTCAATTTAAAGTTTTCCAAAATCTGCCGGAAGAGAAATGGATTTCCACCTTCAGCACCATTCACAAAAGCATGCATCCAGTCCTCACAGAATCTGTTGCTTCCTGTTACGTGTTCAGGAACACagaaaagagatgagaaaaagtAAATGAGCTCAACATAACTATATAGCTGCATTCACCTGGTTTAATCACTCTCAACAACACCTGATAATAGTATACCTGGGCCAGGAAATAAGTCTTAAGAAAAACAATACAtgtggagaagaaaagcaaacatagCTAGAGTTATTACAGGCAATTCTGTCCTGAACGTTGAATCCCTTTTCACAACATTTGTCAAAaatacaacaggaaaaaaaagttttgcagcTTCCCTGAAGCGTATGAGTCATAGTTTCATGGTCCACAAACTAAATGCACATGGATTTTATTATCAACCATTTTCAAACCAGAGTTCCAGTGCATATGGTAAAACAAACTACTCCGCTACCTCATAGGAAAACAGGTGTTCTAGTTTCCAGCCAGAATCCAAACTGGACATGAACCTATGAGCTGCTGAGTATCCTCAACTACCTCTAATGtccacaactctcagcagctgAGGGATACAAGTAACATGAAGAAGTATTCACAGCTGTAATCTCACCTGCATTATGCAACTGAGGCTGAGGTCCACTACAGTCTATAATCATTGACTTGTGCTGTTCCTCAGTCATGGCAATACACAAGGAGGTCATTGTGCCTTCCTGAACGAGTCCTTGgaggctggcagctgccagaaACCTGACACAAAAAGCTCTTGTGAACTGCTTGCTTCTTTACAATTCCCGAACAGCAAGAACAGGAGGCTGTCATACACAAAAGCCAAGTTATTCACAGGTTCCTTGGTCTCAAAGTATCTTTACCTGCTaatgtctttttctgttctttcatctGCGTTTTTTACTTCCACAGGAGTATAACTCAAAGccttaaaacaaacacacacacacaaaaaaagaaaaaagctagaTGCAACTTTGATATTACTTCTGTTGGTATACTGCAGTCACTAGCAATATATACATAATGCGGTACttgaaaaattgttcttttcacAGGAAAAGTAGAAGCTAAGGGAATACTCCCTATTATAGTCATTGCAGCTGATTTTGCATTCAGAAGAAATACAGCACTTATACTCTATTAGCTACGCCATCCAAAGCCTCCTCAAACTCAGGAACTAGAGCTaggattaatttcttttctgtttccagtgAATTACATGAGGCACATACAGAATATAACATCCCTTTTGGTTCAGAGGAATTATAGAAGGGATAGCATTCTCAtgctgtttcttatttttcattctaatATCTACTTGGACACTGctatgtaatttaaaattagttAACTATAAAAACTGATAGAAGAAATTGCTATGTGCTACCTTAGCAATAAAGCAGGGAAAAAGTACTTGccctgaattaaaaaaaaaaaaaaaaaaaaagagagagagagagaagaaaaaaaaagttgttcctCATTTATTCCTGGCTGGGAAAGCAAAtgcaagaaacattttaaacacGTTGGAGTCACTGAGATTCCTTCTGAACCTTTTTCAGTTATCCACTTTGAAATACACTTACAGCATGTAACAAAAAGGCGAGTTTCTCCTGGAAGAGCTGTACTACTCTCTGAATAGGGCATATGGCATTCTCAAACCAGCTTCTGAAGTAGGGGTTAACATGGGTCTCCAAGGTTTTTTGCTGTAACAAGTTGAAACATTAAAACTTTAACTACAAATTAGATTTCTACACAAATAGAAGCCTCTTAATAATCTATTCAACCTAAGATATTTGGATGTCAGAGCCTTCTTAGTTTCAAACCACAGTAAACTGAGTTTGACGTTTAAAGCCACACTTTATGAGCAATGAAGGGCTTCACATTTCAAGGGACAGAACTGTAATATTATGGTACATACTGAACAAAGACCATGCATGCAACAGCACACAGGATGAGAGAGAGACTTAAAATGCAGTTTGCATTAGAAAAATTGTAACaagaaaaacactaaaaatcCTTCCTTAACATTCAGAAGTGGTAAGAATCCAGGTGGACATTGATAACTTTCCTGTAGACCATTACCTTTTATTAGTCATTCTTCTCTCTGAATCTAACTGCAAGTAACCTTTAAGATATTTATAACTGGCACAAAAAagtcccccccctttttttttccttttgagttGTGTATGGTTGATCGCACTTCAGACATTCACTGTCACTACAGTGAATCAAGTATCTCTCTCAGTGTTTCATACTAGTACTTAAAACACCTAATTTGTCTCTACAGACTAAACCTTCCAGATTGTCTTAGTAATCAATTTGCATCAATAGTAATTTTTAccacttacaaaaaaaaagttgggcCTTACCTCCAAATCAAGGTTTATCTTCAGACTTTGAATGTATCTGTCCAGCTCAAGTCTGAAAGTATCTTCTTAAGGAAAATAAGATGCATCACTTAAGACCTGCATGTTTCCCTTTCAGTATATGGCTGTTATTGACATTTCCCGTTATTGGAAGGTGTGCACAAACGAGATGATTTCCAGTAGGAAACGGACAAAATGAGAACACAATTTTTACATCATGTCCCTCTCCACACAGATAAAGAAAGTTAAAGGTAAGGATATAGTTCCAGACCTTTCTCTGAGCCACCTAAGAAACAAACAACGTATTCTGGAGCATTGTTGGTGTCCGATTCCACTGTTGCCATTTCTAGAAGATTTTCTTGTTGGAAACGACAGTAATAACAACCAACTCTATATTCTGGTATgctatgcagaaaaaaaaagaattattttgttacAGATACATCACAATAAGTAAGTGCAAAAAGCAGACATACATGatttctgtaaataattttcaCCCGCTagcacttctctttttttcccctgtggtGCAATCAGAGTAGTTTCAAAGGAAATAGTCATAAACACatgtagtattttttaaatattcaaatgtTAAATTATTTACTACAATATTTTTCTCAAAGCTACCTAGAAAAAGAGGGAAGTGTAATTGCATAAAGCAATTattaacagcagcaacagaCTGAGAACATGGAATCGGGATTAAACCTAATGCAGCAGCAGATGGCAAGATGTGCAATGCTGCCAATGTTTCTTACAGTTTCTCATTCACAAATAATTGTTAAAATTTACCTCAGCCCCACTGACGCTACATTCCCCATTCCTTCAAACAGGGCTCCTTTAGTAAGACGCTTAACGATAAAACTGCGCAATTCAGTCTCTGCTTCAGCTGGTAAGTTAGTGTCCAGCAAGGAgaggctttaaaaaacaagaagaaattgttagcaaaaagcaaacattattgttttgtttctctgaacaAGGGCAGAACCACCTGCTTCTAGAAGGGGGACCACTGTGATCTCTCTCTGGCTTACAGCTAACTTGCCCTGTGACTTCTGGCCCATCAGAAATGCATTCAGGAGTTGTGGTGTCAGCTGATGCTGAACTGCTCACCAGCTACTAAAAAGTCACTGCCCCTCTTTGTTCTTATGTTTCCCTAGTTGTAATACACAGCAACAACTCCATTACAGAGCTTGTGGAAAAGTAAGATGTCCATTCAAAATTgtttaataaattttaattatcTGTTGTCTACGTGAAGACCTAAGTCAATACAGAAAAGTctaacagcaaagaaaagacaGTTCAAACTCAAAGATGATAGCTTACATTTA
This DNA window, taken from Haliaeetus albicilla chromosome 12, bHalAlb1.1, whole genome shotgun sequence, encodes the following:
- the C12H17orf75 gene encoding protein Njmu-R1 — protein: MLPALPDGDERELESSEEGGGGGEERRPERHGSTYHSLYGYRSCRSSRQGADSGNGSPSSAAAETPSSEDFSLSLLDTNLPAEAETELRSFIVKRLTKGALFEGMGNVASVGLSIPEYRVGCYYCRFQQENLLEMATVESDTNNAPEYVVCFLGGSEKGLELFRLELDRYIQSLKINLDLEQKTLETHVNPYFRSWFENAICPIQRVVQLFQEKLAFLLHAALSYTPVEVKNADERTEKDISRFLAAASLQGLVQEGTMTSLCIAMTEEQHKSMIIDCSGPQPQLHNAGSNRFCEDWMHAFVNGAEGGNPFLFRQILENFKLKAIQDINNLKRFIRQAEMNHYALFKCYMFLKNCGSGDILLKIVKVEHAEMPEARNVVTVLEEFMRETSVA